A single window of Granulicella mallensis MP5ACTX8 DNA harbors:
- the dinB gene encoding DNA polymerase IV — protein MSGERELHPESEAGHPREAPLRKIVHVDMDAFYASVEQRDDPTLRGKPVVVAWRGNRSVVCAASYEARRFGVRSAMPAITAERLCPEAIFLPPDFTRYKAVSRAVREIFQRHTDLIEPLSLDEAYLDVTVNKNGLPTATKVASAIRQQIREELSLTASAGVAPNKFLAKIASDWRKPNGLFVIQPGDLDTFLPPLPVGRIPGVGKVTETRLNQVGIQTVGDLRNFELATLEAQFGRYGLRLHELARGIDHNPVVPDRPTKSISAEDTFQRDIPLSETEELIRRLAEKVWTASRRESRMARTVVLKLKTSEFNILTRSHTPLVPPASCEELTTIALSLRERIDLAATQRFRLVGVGLSNFREQESPPPPLFEEAVESDLECEA, from the coding sequence ATGAGCGGGGAGCGAGAGCTTCATCCCGAATCCGAGGCCGGGCATCCGCGCGAAGCTCCGCTTCGCAAGATCGTCCATGTTGATATGGACGCGTTCTACGCTTCGGTGGAACAGCGTGACGACCCAACGCTTCGCGGGAAGCCCGTTGTAGTAGCCTGGCGCGGCAACCGGTCAGTCGTCTGCGCCGCCTCGTATGAAGCAAGGCGCTTCGGCGTACGCTCCGCCATGCCCGCAATCACCGCCGAACGCCTGTGCCCTGAAGCCATCTTTCTGCCTCCCGACTTCACTCGCTATAAGGCTGTATCACGCGCCGTGCGAGAGATCTTCCAGCGCCACACCGATCTCATCGAGCCCCTCTCCCTGGACGAGGCGTATCTCGATGTCACGGTGAACAAGAACGGCCTGCCCACCGCAACGAAGGTCGCAAGCGCGATCCGTCAGCAGATCCGCGAAGAGTTATCTCTCACAGCGTCCGCGGGCGTTGCTCCTAACAAGTTTCTGGCCAAGATCGCCTCCGACTGGCGAAAGCCCAACGGCCTCTTTGTCATTCAGCCTGGAGACCTGGACACGTTCCTCCCCCCGCTGCCTGTCGGACGAATCCCCGGCGTTGGCAAGGTAACGGAGACTCGGCTCAACCAGGTTGGCATTCAGACGGTTGGGGATCTGCGGAACTTTGAACTGGCCACCCTGGAAGCACAGTTTGGCCGCTACGGTCTGCGCCTGCATGAACTCGCGCGCGGCATCGATCACAACCCGGTCGTCCCTGACAGGCCCACCAAGTCGATCTCCGCGGAGGATACGTTTCAGCGCGATATTCCGCTCTCCGAGACAGAGGAGTTGATTCGGCGTCTCGCGGAAAAAGTATGGACGGCTTCGCGCAGAGAATCGCGTATGGCGCGGACAGTCGTTCTCAAGCTGAAGACGAGCGAGTTCAATATCCTCACGCGCAGCCATACACCGCTCGTTCCCCCGGCATCGTGCGAGGAACTGACGACCATCGCGCTCTCTCTGCGCGAGCGTATCGATCTCGCAGCAACACAGCGCTTTCGCCTGGTGGGTGTTGGCTTGAGTAACTTTCGCGAGCAGGAGAGCCCACCGCCGCCGCTCTTTGAAGAGGCTGTGGAGTCCGATCTAGAGTGCGAAGCCTAA
- a CDS encoding homocysteine S-methyltransferase family protein: protein MTKAHQHPLEKILESRIAIIDGAMGTTIRTYGMTEADIRGERFKDSKKDLLNNGDLFSLTQPKMICDIHRRFLEAGADIIETNTFGATGITQSEFFVDDPREHGGRKDPEFYQKIIEDKFLNDLAWEINEQSARQCREWADRTANETGRQRFVAGAIGPLTVSLSNSPDADDSGFRVVTFDQVKAAYVQQVRALIAGGSDLLLVETIFDSLNAKAALVAIREVFDQDGLTSNNKELPVMISAAVGRGGETLISAQTTEAFWNAVQHVKPLSVGLNCSLGPDLMYPFLEELSEKADVAISCYPNAGLPNPLSETGFDLGPQDMARYLGDFARGGLINIAGGCCGNTPEHIAAIAKALDGKAPRELGA, encoded by the coding sequence ATGACGAAAGCCCACCAACATCCTCTTGAAAAGATCCTGGAGAGCCGAATCGCCATCATCGATGGAGCGATGGGCACGACGATCCGCACCTATGGCATGACAGAAGCCGACATTCGCGGAGAGCGCTTCAAGGACTCGAAGAAAGACCTGCTGAACAACGGCGACCTCTTCTCGCTGACCCAGCCGAAGATGATCTGTGATATTCATCGCCGCTTCCTGGAGGCCGGCGCGGACATCATCGAGACGAACACCTTCGGCGCGACTGGGATCACCCAGAGCGAGTTCTTCGTGGACGACCCGCGGGAGCACGGCGGCCGCAAAGATCCCGAGTTCTACCAGAAGATCATCGAAGATAAGTTCCTCAACGACCTGGCCTGGGAGATCAATGAGCAGTCGGCGCGGCAGTGCCGCGAGTGGGCCGATCGGACAGCGAACGAGACAGGGCGTCAACGCTTTGTGGCGGGTGCGATCGGGCCGCTGACGGTGTCTCTTTCCAATTCGCCCGATGCCGATGACTCAGGCTTCCGCGTCGTTACCTTCGATCAGGTGAAGGCCGCCTATGTTCAGCAGGTGCGCGCCCTCATCGCCGGAGGCTCCGACCTGCTTCTGGTGGAGACGATCTTCGATTCGCTGAACGCCAAGGCCGCGCTGGTCGCCATCCGCGAGGTGTTCGATCAGGATGGCCTTACCTCAAATAACAAGGAGTTGCCGGTGATGATCTCAGCAGCCGTGGGACGTGGCGGCGAGACGCTGATCTCCGCGCAGACAACCGAGGCGTTCTGGAACGCAGTACAGCATGTGAAGCCGCTGTCGGTGGGGCTCAACTGTTCTCTCGGTCCCGATCTCATGTATCCGTTTCTGGAAGAGCTTTCGGAGAAGGCCGACGTGGCGATCTCTTGCTACCCGAATGCAGGTCTGCCGAACCCGCTCTCCGAGACCGGGTTCGATTTGGGGCCGCAGGATATGGCGCGCTACCTAGGTGACTTTGCGCGAGGTGGTCTGATCAACATTGCTGGTGGTTGTTGCGGCAATACCCCTGAGCACATTGCTGCGATTGCCAAAGCTCTTGACGGTAAGGCTCCGCGGGAGTTGGGAGCATGA
- a CDS encoding NUDIX hydrolase: MPRVSAGLLMYRRREGRLEVFLVHPGGPFFAKKDLGAWGIPKGEYKKDEEPQAAARREFVEETGFVAKGPFKALGKIKQAGGKIVTAWAFEGDCDPAELVSNTCEIEWPPKSGQLLEIPEVDRGHWFSIAEAREHIKKTQEPFLDRLCEMSE, from the coding sequence ATGCCAAGAGTAAGTGCAGGTCTATTGATGTATCGAAGACGTGAAGGCAGATTGGAAGTTTTTCTGGTCCATCCGGGTGGGCCTTTCTTCGCGAAGAAGGACCTTGGAGCGTGGGGAATTCCCAAGGGTGAGTATAAGAAGGACGAGGAACCTCAGGCGGCTGCGCGGCGGGAGTTCGTCGAGGAGACAGGGTTTGTTGCGAAGGGTCCCTTCAAAGCTTTAGGGAAGATAAAGCAGGCAGGCGGGAAGATTGTCACAGCCTGGGCTTTTGAGGGAGACTGCGATCCCGCGGAACTGGTCAGCAATACGTGCGAGATCGAATGGCCTCCGAAGTCGGGGCAGTTATTGGAGATTCCTGAAGTAGACCGGGGTCACTGGTTTTCGATTGCTGAAGCTCGAGAGCATATCAAGAAGACGCAGGAGCCTTTTTTAGACAGGCTTTGTGAGATGTCGGAGTAA
- a CDS encoding DUF763 domain-containing protein — protein MKRSGSADLPLHGGRVPPWLANRMTALGTAIAEYTILEYGVSEFLSRLSDPFWFQSFGCVMGMDWHSSGITTSVMGALKHGLNPRFAELGLAVCGGRGRHSVGTPDELRAFSLKTGLDGELLARTSRLTARVDNNAVADGFQLYLHSFAITKSGEWVVVQQGMNPESHLARRYHWHSAAVRDFVSNPHTAILGKPQGEILNLVDARAAKAQQALLTIAREPMEAALSEARKLTMPAHHDVRAKDVDLKRLGAVLAVAHEQELRDFASLLLVEGLGPRTLQSLALIAEIVHGAPSRFSDPARFSFAHGGKDGHPFPVPLKTYDESLEILRRSLEAARLGHTEKVEGFKRLDRLTRTVEQEGQPFADFNAALEHEHHISKSMGGRTVFDDRRKRTRGEPSNQQSLF, from the coding sequence ATGAAACGATCAGGGAGTGCCGACCTTCCGCTGCACGGTGGCCGCGTGCCGCCCTGGCTCGCGAACCGCATGACGGCGCTGGGTACGGCGATTGCGGAGTACACCATCCTGGAGTACGGGGTGAGTGAGTTCCTGAGCCGGCTGAGCGATCCGTTCTGGTTCCAGTCGTTCGGCTGCGTCATGGGCATGGACTGGCACTCTTCCGGCATTACGACCTCAGTAATGGGAGCATTGAAGCACGGCTTGAATCCTCGCTTTGCCGAACTGGGGCTGGCGGTTTGTGGCGGGCGAGGTCGCCATTCGGTGGGCACTCCGGACGAGCTTCGAGCGTTTTCGCTGAAGACAGGCCTGGATGGAGAGTTACTGGCCCGCACGAGCCGGCTTACCGCGCGTGTCGATAACAACGCCGTAGCCGATGGCTTTCAGCTTTATCTGCATTCCTTCGCGATTACGAAATCAGGCGAATGGGTGGTGGTGCAGCAGGGGATGAATCCTGAGAGCCATCTGGCACGCCGTTATCACTGGCACTCTGCTGCTGTGCGGGATTTTGTATCGAATCCGCATACGGCAATCCTGGGGAAGCCCCAGGGGGAGATCCTCAATCTGGTCGATGCCCGCGCTGCGAAGGCTCAACAGGCTCTGCTCACGATTGCGAGGGAACCGATGGAAGCCGCATTGAGTGAAGCACGCAAGCTGACGATGCCGGCGCACCATGATGTGCGAGCCAAAGATGTCGACCTAAAGCGGCTCGGTGCAGTTCTTGCCGTCGCCCACGAGCAGGAACTTCGGGACTTTGCCTCGCTGCTGCTTGTAGAAGGCCTGGGGCCGCGGACGCTGCAATCGCTCGCTCTGATCGCCGAAATCGTCCATGGCGCGCCGAGCCGCTTCTCCGACCCGGCGCGTTTTTCCTTCGCGCACGGCGGTAAGGATGGGCATCCGTTTCCTGTGCCCCTCAAGACCTATGATGAGTCGCTCGAGATCTTGCGGCGTTCCCTGGAGGCGGCTCGATTAGGGCATACGGAAAAGGTGGAGGGCTTCAAACGGCTCGATCGCCTGACACGAACGGTCGAGCAGGAGGGCCAACCGTTTGCGGACTTCAATGCTGCCCTGGAGCATGAGCACCACATCTCTAAGTCGATGGGTGGCAGGACGGTCTTCGATGACCGCCGCAAAAGGACGAGGGGTGAGCCGTCGAATCAACAGTCTCTCTTCTGA
- a CDS encoding carboxypeptidase-like regulatory domain-containing protein — protein sequence MMVLALMAIQSAVAQEFRATLTGRVTDTSGAVMVKAGVKAVNNATQQSYEGVTTRNGDYYIPYVLPGTYTVSVSAEGFKTEVQDNVLIEASGYRGVNFVLQVGSVADSVTISDAPPLIDTASGSGGTILSQRELESAPLNGRQIYTLLGTTPGSQFTTTSFSNGTGTRGWDVSNAYVVGGGAQGYQQFTLNGTNITEQSTGGKGTWELAPNIDALQEVNVMTSTYDARYGRTGGGTVNMVVKSGSNALHGTMYDYLENGIFNANNFENNLAGLPRQSMHQNQFGATVGGPVIHNKVFFFGSYEGFRESVGLTTLTSVPPAFLRPANGQGVDFTGTGFTVYDPSTTHCSVAGGAIGNCSGSYIRNPFPNDTIPADRINAIGAAVLNLYPLPNINVNSVQNNFIANTPDRTSYNQEMARVDYNTSDAVRWYSLIAYQSGTDFRNTSGFPAPAENGSIDVTHQTVTAAQDMTYTFSPTLLLDLKASYARYAMFSPDGDFADAVDPTTIGLNMPSLPTTSLKQLPEFTTTGGYYPQVVGNVLTSGVYNDIGFNGDVTKELGTQALHFGGEYHMLQHGSPKQAGHANGDFTFGTFATQANPLTRNTIPGVSDGFDVGDMLLGAPTSGGVDWNANAFVFYPTYALYAQDDWRATKALTLNLGIRYDVQVGAQAWHNALNRGMCLTCVNPVTNNSTYQSNLAAAAGALTAAGINPTSLATVTGGLQFAGANGQPKNAYNTSFGNVAPRIGFAYQINSKTVIRGGYGLMYSFGLENGTNSGFSQTTSYTASLNGNITPSGYFASGTPFPSGAQQPAGAAGGLLTAIGNSQSLDFPQRKIPYSHITSLGFQRELPDQMTLDVRFSGNFAYDLRVSTSLNPLSLAQVEQGISNPNLFDRQVTNPYYGVLPATSTIGSSPTIKALTLMLPYSAFGQVSWDAAPLGRNLYDALEVKLNKRLGGPDGVSFQLAYTYSKTMSALNYVNSYPYQDPRVKYEISSFDRTHIFALSDQWNLPIGQGQHFLRNPGRILGGVINQWRFSSILSMQTGFPVSLNNSYYYNCNHSFRPNGGPTLGEYLYNDYSNGTKLGCYSTIPEYALKNLPDRIATLRQPSIPNLDATLQKTFAITKRYNLTFRADAFNLTNSVLFPGPDSNPSDGPPTRLADGGFTGFGTVALNQQNFPRILQFALKLAF from the coding sequence ATGATGGTTCTGGCGTTGATGGCGATACAGTCGGCTGTTGCACAGGAGTTTCGCGCAACCCTGACTGGACGAGTAACCGATACCTCAGGCGCTGTGATGGTGAAAGCCGGTGTAAAGGCTGTTAACAATGCAACACAGCAAAGCTATGAGGGGGTAACGACCAGGAACGGTGATTACTACATTCCTTACGTCCTGCCAGGAACTTATACGGTCAGCGTCAGTGCCGAGGGCTTCAAGACAGAGGTGCAGGACAATGTGCTGATCGAGGCGAGCGGATACCGTGGAGTCAATTTTGTTCTTCAGGTCGGCAGCGTTGCGGATAGCGTCACGATTAGCGACGCGCCTCCTCTGATCGACACGGCGAGCGGCTCGGGTGGAACGATTCTGTCGCAGCGCGAGCTTGAAAGTGCTCCGCTGAATGGCAGGCAGATCTATACCCTGCTGGGCACGACGCCGGGATCGCAGTTTACGACGACCAGCTTTTCCAATGGCACGGGAACTCGTGGCTGGGACGTCTCCAACGCCTACGTCGTAGGCGGGGGCGCACAGGGCTACCAGCAGTTCACTCTCAATGGCACGAACATCACCGAGCAGAGTACGGGTGGGAAGGGAACCTGGGAACTGGCGCCTAATATCGACGCTCTCCAGGAGGTGAACGTCATGACCTCTACCTACGATGCTCGCTATGGCCGTACGGGCGGGGGCACGGTCAATATGGTGGTGAAGTCCGGTTCCAATGCGCTGCATGGCACCATGTATGACTATCTCGAGAACGGCATCTTCAATGCCAATAACTTTGAGAATAATCTTGCAGGCCTTCCTCGCCAGTCCATGCACCAGAACCAGTTTGGGGCGACTGTTGGTGGACCAGTCATTCATAACAAGGTATTCTTCTTCGGTAGTTACGAAGGGTTTCGGGAATCTGTAGGTCTTACAACGCTTACCAGTGTTCCTCCCGCCTTTTTGAGGCCTGCTAATGGCCAGGGAGTTGATTTTACCGGCACCGGATTTACCGTCTACGATCCGAGTACAACCCACTGCTCGGTAGCTGGCGGAGCTATCGGTAATTGCAGCGGTAGTTATATTCGCAACCCATTTCCGAATGACACGATTCCTGCGGACCGCATTAATGCGATCGGCGCCGCTGTGTTGAACCTTTATCCCCTGCCCAATATCAACGTCAACTCGGTCCAGAATAACTTCATCGCAAATACTCCGGACCGCACCTCCTACAACCAGGAGATGGCGCGTGTCGATTACAACACTTCAGATGCGGTGCGCTGGTACAGCTTGATTGCCTATCAGAGTGGAACGGACTTTCGGAATACCAGCGGTTTTCCCGCACCTGCCGAGAATGGAAGCATCGACGTTACCCACCAGACGGTAACTGCCGCGCAGGATATGACATATACCTTTTCTCCAACCCTTCTATTGGATCTGAAGGCGTCTTATGCTCGGTATGCCATGTTCTCTCCTGATGGCGATTTCGCGGACGCGGTGGACCCCACGACCATCGGCCTGAATATGCCGTCGCTTCCCACGACCTCTCTGAAACAGTTGCCGGAGTTCACTACTACTGGTGGGTACTACCCCCAGGTTGTTGGCAACGTTCTGACCTCGGGTGTGTACAACGATATCGGCTTCAACGGCGATGTTACGAAGGAGTTGGGAACACAGGCCCTGCACTTTGGTGGCGAATATCACATGCTGCAGCATGGATCTCCCAAGCAGGCCGGGCATGCCAATGGTGATTTCACCTTCGGCACCTTTGCCACGCAGGCCAATCCGCTGACGCGCAACACCATCCCCGGGGTTAGCGATGGCTTCGATGTGGGCGATATGCTGCTTGGGGCTCCGACGAGCGGAGGCGTGGATTGGAACGCCAACGCCTTCGTGTTCTATCCGACGTATGCGCTGTATGCGCAGGATGACTGGCGGGCGACGAAAGCACTTACGCTGAACCTGGGAATTCGCTATGACGTACAGGTCGGCGCTCAGGCCTGGCACAACGCGTTGAATCGCGGCATGTGCCTGACCTGCGTCAATCCGGTGACGAACAACTCAACCTATCAGTCGAATCTGGCGGCTGCTGCCGGGGCGCTCACGGCTGCCGGGATTAATCCGACCAGCCTCGCCACTGTAACGGGCGGTCTCCAGTTCGCTGGAGCGAACGGTCAACCGAAAAACGCGTACAACACCAGCTTTGGCAATGTAGCTCCGCGCATTGGTTTTGCTTATCAGATCAACTCCAAGACCGTGATTCGTGGTGGTTATGGATTGATGTACTCCTTCGGCCTGGAGAACGGAACGAACTCCGGCTTTTCGCAGACGACGAGTTATACGGCTTCTTTGAACGGAAACATCACACCCTCGGGATACTTCGCCAGTGGAACGCCTTTTCCCAGCGGAGCCCAACAGCCGGCTGGCGCTGCGGGCGGCTTGTTGACGGCGATTGGCAACTCTCAGTCGCTCGACTTTCCGCAGCGAAAGATTCCTTACTCCCACATCACCTCGCTTGGTTTCCAGCGTGAGCTGCCCGACCAGATGACGTTGGATGTCAGGTTCTCTGGTAACTTCGCTTACGATCTGCGCGTATCGACGTCGCTGAATCCTCTTTCGCTGGCTCAGGTGGAGCAGGGAATCAGTAATCCCAACCTCTTCGACCGGCAGGTGACGAATCCCTACTATGGAGTTCTGCCGGCTACATCGACGATCGGCTCCAGTCCAACGATCAAGGCACTTACCCTGATGCTGCCTTACTCGGCATTCGGACAGGTGTCATGGGATGCCGCGCCACTCGGCCGCAATCTGTATGACGCGCTCGAGGTGAAGCTGAATAAGCGTCTGGGTGGCCCGGATGGAGTGAGCTTCCAGCTTGCCTATACGTACTCCAAGACGATGAGCGCGCTGAACTATGTGAACTCCTATCCGTATCAGGACCCGAGGGTAAAGTACGAGATATCTTCCTTTGACCGTACCCACATCTTCGCGCTCTCGGATCAGTGGAATCTGCCGATTGGGCAGGGGCAACATTTTCTGAGAAACCCCGGACGGATTCTGGGCGGTGTGATCAATCAGTGGCGCTTCAGCTCCATCTTGTCGATGCAGACCGGCTTCCCCGTCAGCCTGAATAACAGCTACTACTACAACTGCAACCACAGCTTCCGTCCGAATGGAGGGCCGACGTTGGGCGAATATCTCTACAACGACTATAGCAACGGCACCAAGCTGGGTTGCTACTCCACTATCCCCGAATACGCTCTGAAAAACCTGCCGGATCGCATTGCTACGCTGCGCCAGCCTTCGATCCCGAATCTTGACGCGACGCTGCAAAAGACCTTTGCCATCACGAAGCGGTACAACCTTACCTTCCGTGCAGATGCCTTCAACTTGACGAACAGTGTCCTGTTTCCCGGTCCTGATTCCAACCCATCGGACGGACCACCTACTCGTCTTGCAGATGGTGGGTTTACGGGATTTGGTACTGTCGCGCTCAATCAACAGAACTTTCCACGTATTTTGCAATTTGCTCTGAAGCTGGCATTCTAA
- a CDS encoding GH92 family glycosyl hydrolase, with product MESYNFKWITILRACISPARWYNRTILFSLVFSLSAVAATPYRLVDPRIGTANEGQTLPVVGVPFAMTGWTPETRTVEDHCISPYYYKDTRITGFRGTHWISGSCTQDYGSVTLMPTVGELNVTPELRASAYRHEEEVESPAYYSTLLDRYNTKVELTGTACSGMLRIRFPRGVRANLLITPNAKSGEGYVQIRADRDEIVGYNPVHRLYAGSGQTAGFNGYFVARFQSPFAESGVWCGSEIDRTRREQKGGCNKIGAFVTFSHWEGKSLLVKVGTSFTSIEEAEKNLDAEESGWNFDEIKRSTEKTWQTLLNRIQVQGGTAEQQTVFYTALYHASLAPHVVSDADGTYAGFGQEGKLHHADSGAYYDDYSIWDTFRALHPLLTILDPHREEQMVQSLVDKGEQGGFLPIFPAWNNYTGEMIGDHAVSIIVDAYAKGLRHFDVDEAYRLILQSAMVTPPAAEYKDGKGRRALSSYLHYGFIPLEDKVPDAYHHQEQVSRTLEYAYDDSLAADLAQSLGKESDAAKLRLRAENWRNIFDPSVGFVRGRHEDGTWSEPFRPDGKYHYITEGVPWQYSFFVPQNIPGLIQAMGGNAAFIAKLDGLFAAKLYQQGNEPSHQIAYLYDYAGAASKTQSHVREILQNEYHGGPGGLPGNDDAGQMSAWYVLSAMGFYPVCPGKPVYALGSPIFSHIVIHQDNGKDFTIRAEHASTANQYIRSAKLNGAPYAKVEITHADIVNGATLTLDLGPEPRLETNGR from the coding sequence ATGGAGTCATACAATTTCAAATGGATTACGATCCTGCGCGCCTGCATTTCGCCGGCACGCTGGTACAACAGAACGATTCTGTTTTCCCTGGTGTTTTCTCTTTCGGCGGTCGCAGCTACTCCTTACCGCTTGGTTGACCCACGCATAGGAACCGCAAATGAGGGACAGACCCTCCCGGTGGTGGGCGTTCCCTTTGCGATGACGGGCTGGACGCCCGAGACGCGGACGGTCGAAGATCACTGCATCTCTCCTTATTACTACAAGGACACGCGGATCACAGGTTTTCGAGGAACCCACTGGATAAGCGGTAGCTGCACGCAGGACTACGGCAGTGTGACCCTTATGCCGACCGTGGGAGAGCTTAATGTCACTCCCGAGCTTAGAGCCTCTGCCTACCGGCATGAGGAGGAAGTCGAGTCTCCTGCCTATTACTCGACCCTGTTGGATCGATACAACACAAAAGTTGAGCTGACAGGAACTGCCTGCTCGGGAATGCTGCGTATTCGCTTTCCCAGGGGGGTGAGGGCCAATCTGCTGATCACACCGAACGCAAAGTCCGGTGAAGGTTATGTGCAGATTCGGGCGGACCGCGATGAGATTGTCGGATATAACCCTGTCCATCGCCTTTATGCCGGCAGTGGGCAGACTGCGGGCTTCAACGGCTATTTTGTTGCGCGCTTCCAGAGCCCGTTCGCGGAGTCAGGAGTCTGGTGCGGTTCGGAGATCGACCGGACTCGGCGGGAGCAGAAGGGTGGCTGCAATAAGATCGGCGCTTTCGTCACCTTCTCTCATTGGGAAGGAAAATCTTTATTAGTCAAAGTCGGAACGTCGTTTACCAGCATCGAGGAAGCAGAGAAAAATCTTGACGCCGAAGAGAGTGGCTGGAACTTTGATGAGATCAAACGATCGACCGAGAAGACGTGGCAGACGCTGCTGAATCGTATTCAGGTACAGGGTGGAACGGCTGAGCAGCAGACGGTCTTCTATACGGCGCTGTACCACGCCTCCCTTGCTCCTCATGTAGTGAGCGATGCGGATGGGACATACGCAGGCTTCGGGCAGGAGGGCAAGCTGCATCATGCGGATTCGGGGGCTTATTATGACGACTATTCGATCTGGGATACTTTTCGGGCCTTGCACCCGCTCTTGACGATTCTCGACCCGCACAGGGAAGAGCAGATGGTGCAGTCGCTTGTCGATAAAGGGGAACAGGGCGGCTTTTTGCCGATATTTCCTGCCTGGAATAACTATACCGGCGAGATGATCGGGGACCATGCTGTCTCTATCATTGTCGATGCCTATGCCAAAGGTCTTCGCCATTTCGATGTCGACGAAGCCTATCGACTCATCCTGCAAAGTGCGATGGTGACACCACCAGCTGCGGAGTACAAGGATGGAAAGGGCAGACGAGCGCTTTCCTCCTATCTTCACTATGGGTTTATTCCTCTCGAAGACAAGGTTCCGGATGCCTATCACCACCAGGAGCAGGTTTCGAGAACTCTCGAATATGCTTATGACGATTCGCTGGCGGCCGATCTTGCCCAGTCTTTAGGGAAGGAATCGGATGCAGCCAAACTTCGTCTCCGGGCTGAGAACTGGAGAAATATCTTTGACCCCTCGGTTGGTTTTGTGCGTGGCCGTCACGAGGATGGCACGTGGTCTGAACCGTTTCGTCCGGATGGGAAGTATCACTACATTACGGAAGGCGTTCCGTGGCAGTACAGTTTCTTTGTTCCGCAGAATATTCCCGGTCTCATTCAGGCGATGGGTGGAAATGCTGCCTTCATTGCGAAGCTCGATGGCCTCTTTGCAGCTAAGCTCTACCAGCAAGGCAATGAGCCCAGTCACCAGATTGCCTATTTGTATGACTATGCTGGTGCTGCCTCGAAGACGCAAAGCCATGTCCGGGAGATTTTGCAGAACGAATACCATGGCGGCCCAGGCGGTCTACCTGGAAATGACGATGCCGGGCAAATGTCCGCGTGGTACGTGCTGAGTGCGATGGGTTTCTATCCTGTGTGCCCAGGAAAGCCGGTATATGCCCTTGGGAGCCCCATCTTTTCTCATATCGTGATTCATCAGGATAACGGGAAGGACTTTACGATCCGCGCGGAGCATGCCTCGACTGCAAATCAATATATCCGGTCGGCAAAGCTCAATGGTGCTCCCTACGCAAAGGTGGAGATCACTCATGCGGATATCGTAAATGGAGCTACATTGACTTTGGATCTTGGTCCGGAGCCTCGATTGGAAACAAACGGAAGATAA